A genomic window from Oncorhynchus mykiss isolate Arlee unplaced genomic scaffold, USDA_OmykA_1.1 un_scaffold_227, whole genome shotgun sequence includes:
- the LOC118948225 gene encoding basic proline-rich protein-like, which yields MHRFSTAILTVGPSSILPKAPAEFTQPSEQQTNKQPSHQICVHPSSHRRQEPPLAGGRTKRFPVLVSMTACSFNPSPITDPPATAGRSHRWQEGLSSSFWSFPCPPPSGPPPGPVLLPLVLPQGLSSSLWSSPRACPPPSGPHPGPVLLPLVLTQGLSSSLWSSPRACPPPSGPPPGACPPPPGPVLLPQGRSSSPRAGPPPPGPVLLPQGRSSSPRAGPPPPGPVLLPLVLPQI from the exons ATGCACAGATTCAGTACAGCCATATTGACAGTAGgaccctcctccatcctccccaaGGCCCCAGCTGAGTTCACCCAGCCCTCAGAGCAGCAGACTAACAAACAGCCGTCACATCAGATCTGTGTTCATCCATCCAGCCACCGCCGGCAGGAG CCACCGCTGGCAGGAGGTAGGACAAAGAGATTCCCAGTCCTGGTCTCCATGACTGCCTGCTCCTTCAACCCCTCCCCCATTACTGATCCTCCAGCCACCGCTGGCAGGAG CCACCGCTGGCAGGAG GGCCTGTCCTCCTCCTTCTGGTCCttcccctgtcctcctccctctggtCCTCCCCCAgggcctgtcctcctccctctggtCCTCCCCCAgggcctgtcctcctccctctggtCCTCCCCCAgggcctgtcctcctccctctggtCCTCACCCAgggcctgtcctcctccctctggtCCTCACCCAgggcctgtcctcctccctctggtCCTCCCCCAgggcctgtcctcctccctctggtCCTCCCCCAgg ggcctgtcctcctcccccaggGCCGGTCCTCCTCCCCCAGGGCCGGTCCTCCTCCCCCAGGGCCGGTCCTCCTCCCCCAGGGCCGGTCCTCCTCCCCCAGGGCCGGTCCTCCTCCCCCAGGGCCGGTCCTCCTCCCCCAGGGCCGGTCCTCCTCCCTCTGGTCCTCCCCCAGATCTGA
- the LOC110515822 gene encoding cdc42 effector protein 4, with translation MPILKQLVSGSSQTKQRRSRMDLTREMISAPLGDFRHTMHVGRSGDAFGDTSFLSTHSGEAPHQAEPQAQAHPHSPRPGLLSRTFRSSKRSQSVTRVDQRDCSLAPPGGSPTFVKNAMSLPFLNDENGDHVDGGHRVPKSLSSSPLKQLNEQDGGGGTRPSNGAAAGARSLELDERSFGELTDLPSPSRGYYGGGMKHAVSVMSFHIDLGPSMLGDILGVMEKEDDDLGYEEGKSSEGRASPTLLLGREVGGEEEGEEEEPEAELLQLQEEAVPVPVSPTSSVEPEVGEDEGAPYTPEYTPEPRPKHLQHRLDTCSVSSSTSGSAHVEQEKPAGQLHGGDTNSATFSAPPEEEELGKFSSFLEDEDDEIRV, from the coding sequence ATGCCCATCCTAAAGCAGCTGGTATCTGGTTCGTCCCAGACCAAACAGCGCCGCTCCCGGATGGACCTGACCCGGGAGATGATCAGCGCTCCCCTGGGGGACTTCCGCCACACCATGCACGTGGGTCGCAGCGGGGACGCCTTCGGGGACACCTCTTTCCTCTCCACCCACTCCGGGGAGGCCCCCCACCAGGCCGAACCCCAGGCCCAGGCCCATCCCCACTCCCCCCGCCCGGGGCTTTTATCCAGAACCTTCCGCAGCAGCAAACGCTCCCAGTCCGTCACCAGAGTGGACCAGAGAGACTGCTCGCTAGCGCCACCAGGTGGCTCGCCCACCTTCGTAAAGAACGCCATGTCTCTCCCCTTCCTCAATGATGAAAACGGTGACCATGTTGATGGAGGACACAGGGTGCCGAAGAGCCTCTCGTCCAGCCCACTGAAACAACTGAATGAGCAGGATGGAGGTGGAGGTACCAGGCCGTCTAATGGGGCCGCTGCTGGGGCCCGATCTCTAGAGCTGGATGAGAGGAGCTTTGGGGAGCTGACTGACCTGCCAAGCCCCAGCCGCGGGTACTACGGAGGGGGGATGAAGCACGCGGTGTCGGTCATGTCGTTCCACATCGACCTGGGGCCCTCCATGTTGGGGGACATCCTGGGGGTGATGGAGAAGGAGGATGATGATCTGGGATACGAGGAGGGGAAGAGCAGTGAGGGACGGGCCTCTCCTACACTACTCctggggagggaggtgggaggagaggaggagggagaagaagaggaaccGGAAGCTGAGCTACTGCAGCTGCAGGAGGAGGCGGTCCCTGTACCTGTGAGtccaaccagctctgtagaacCTGAGGTGGGAGAGGACGAGGGTGCACCCTACACCCCAGAGTACACCCCAGAGCCCCGCCCTAAACACCTGCAGCACCGATTAGATACCTGTTCTGTGTCCAGCTCCACCTCTGGCTCCGCCCACGTGGAGCAGGAGAAACCAGCCGGACAGCTCCACGGGGGAGATACGAACAGCGCCACTTTCAGCGCACCACCTGAGGAAGAGGAGCTGGGAAAGTTTTCTTCCTTCTTGGAGGACGAGGATGATGAGATCCGTGTATGA